One stretch of Anabas testudineus chromosome 24, fAnaTes1.2, whole genome shotgun sequence DNA includes these proteins:
- the sh3bgrl2 gene encoding SH3 domain-binding glutamic acid-rich-like protein 2 produces MVIKVYIASSTGSVAVKKHQQAVVGFLEANRINFQEIDITMLEEQRLWMYRNIPRDKLPEKGNPLPPQIFNDDRYCGDYEDFFQSKENNTVFAFLGLSSQPSVKDSES; encoded by the exons ATGGTCATCAAGGTTTACATCGCCTCCTCCACCGGCTCTGTCGCG GTGAAAAAGCATCAGCAGGCAGTGGTTGGCTTCCTGGAGGCCAATCGAATCAACTTCCAGGAAATAGATATCACCATGCTAGAGGAGCAGAGGCTCTGGATGTATCGCAACATCCCCAGAGACAAGCTACCAGAGAAAGGCAACCCGCTGCCTCCGCAGATCTTCAATGATGATCGCTACTGTGGG GACTATGAAGACTTCTTCCAATCAAAAGAGAACAACACTGTGTTTGCATTCCTTGGGCTCAGTTCCCAACCTTCAGTGAAA GATTCTGAGTCGTAG
- the lca5 gene encoding lebercilin, giving the protein MESEIASDLYKDNRDADLSRQSLRSTRTNSHASSFQKHKKKFQDKNTDEGEKDTFEGRSKTQTWNSDPDRDHLSDREGRRSGGSFYSEDYENESPERSLSPYSHSRTPSPTPQREVRAKRISSSPLHKTSGLGRRGVSRPQRPGGQRLNQQHRRGGQSQSKESTPPKDLDLVTKRMLSARLLKINELRNSLAELQQRTDELQKENRILRQLQVRQEKALQRYDDTESEISQLLSRHSNETHVLRERLRRTQERERAAERRLKDSEEQLQRSQVTIVRLKKLVDQQELGTRDELSRRLDEEKTRAQEAEHKIKELERSMELSNSSYQRQLAAERKKTISAQDEIRTLQEELERLANKLKEKERELDAKNIYANRMLKGSQRKDTDSCIKRKVPSRNSTKAVQTENRMSSLDFPTPPPAITDATEYSEQPPDEYLSLKELGRVDRQEETDRYQNQKQEKMRDNEKDLAKGKKLEKEEKLQLSQELNVFEEKANRLKDGWENKMGEQDRMKTNSLLNQEDEENKKKHGRVQEEVARWNQEALVNQQAAEEARRKKDQLLAKMLEIDRQNQGVQDSMCVGSDPSESSNDTGDHFSPRPPEQRNHNSSIFNLTESEESASLRTGAGSREGGRRRPGTEGGAVTTGIGRRALRTQISSNDLAFGSYAPSFAHSASRGSSGFPPPPPKEDRDSALEAIGVFSLRGLETEKEKETEKGMETDRKSSLMQQLFGALAMPAGDSLNTSSKMEVLSSPPTTNGVRSRREGLLSFNSGSSTPPASSRSTLHVAESRPAIRAINSFDDDIEELTL; this is encoded by the exons ATGGAATCTGAAATTGCCTCTGACCTGTACAAAGACAACCGGGATGCTGATCTAAGTCGTCAATCCCTCCGGAGTACAAGGACAAATTCTCATGCATCGTCcttccaaaaacacaaaaagaaattccAGGACAAGAACACAGATGAAGGGGAAAAAGACACCTTTGAGGGTAGATCGAAAACGCAAACCTGGAATTCAGATCCTGATCGGGACCACTTATCAGACAGAGAGGGACGGAGAAGTGGTGGATCTTTTTATTCAGAGGACTATGAGAATGAGTCTCCAGAGCGCTCACTCTCACCATATTCACATTCCCGGACTCCATCTCCTACTCCTCAAAGAGAGGTCCGGGCCAAGAGAATTTCTAGCAGCCCCCTACACAAAACAA GTGGTTTAGGGCGACGGGGTGTGTCCCGCCCACAGCGTCCAGGTGGTCAACGGCTAAACCAACAGCATCGTAGGGGAGGACAGTCACAGAGCAAAGAGTCCACACCACCCAAAGACCTGGACCTGGTGACTAAGCGTATGCTTTCAGCCCGCCTGCTTAAGATCAATGAACTTCGTAATTCTCTCGCTGAACTTCAACAGCGTACTGATGAGCTGCAGAAGGAAAATCGCATTCTCAGACAG CTTCAGGTGCGCCAAGAGAAAGCCCTGCAGCGCTACGATGACACAGAAAGCGAGATTTCTCAGCTGCTTTCTCGCCACTCCAATGAGACCCATGTGCTGCGTGAACGGCTCAGACGCACTCAAGAGCGGGAGCGGGCAGCTGAGCGGCGTTTAAAAGACAGTGAGGAGCAATTGCAGAGGAGTCAGGTGACCATCGTCCGACTGAAGAAGCTCGTTGACCAGCAAGAGTTAGGAACTAGAGATGAACTAAGCCGCAGGCTGGACGAAGAGAAGACACGGGCCCAAGAGGCAGAACACAAGATTAAG GAGCTGGAGCGTAGCATGGAGCTGAGCAACAGCAGCTATCAGCGACAGCTGGCTGCAGAAAGGAAGAAAACCATCAGTGCCCAGGATGAGATCAGAACTCTGCAGGAAGAGCTGGAACGACTGGCCAATAAACTAAAG gagaaggagagagaactAGATGCCAAGAACATCTACGCCAATCGCATGTTGAAAGGTTCACAAAGAAAAGATACTGACAGCTGCATAAAGCGGAAAG TACCCAGCAGGAACAGTACCAAGGCAGTGCAGACTGAAAACAGGATGTCAAGTCTGGATTTCCCCACACCTCCCCCTGCCATCACAGATGCCACTGAGTACAGTGAGCAACCACCTGATGAATACCTGTCACTCAAG GAGCTTGGCAGAgtggacagacaggaagaaacagACAGGTATCAAAACCAAAAACAGGAGAAGATGAGAGACAATGAGAAGGACTTAGCAAAGGGTAAAAAGCttgagaaagaagagaaactgcaACTCAGCCAGGAGCTGAATGTGTTTGAAGAGAAGGCAAATAGACTAAAAGATG GTTGGGAGAATAAAATGGGGGAGCAAGACAGAATGAAGACAAATTCCTTACTGAATcaggaagatgaagaaaacaagaagaaacatgGTCGTGTCCAGGAGGAGGTGGCGAGATGGAACCAAGAGGCTCTGGTCAATCAGCAAGCAGCAGAGGAAGCCCGTCGCAAAAAAGATCAGCTGCTGGCTAAAATGCTCGAAATAGACCGTCAGAACCAGGGAGTGCAGGATTCAATGTGTGTTGGGTCAGATCCTTCTGAGTCTAGTAATGATACTGGGGACCATTTTTCTCCACGTCCACCTGAGCAGAGGAACCATAACTCTTCAATATTTAACCTCACAGAATCAGAAGAGTCAGCCAGTTTGCGTACTGGAGCTGGAAGCAGAGAAGGTGGAAGGAGAAGACCAGGCACAGAGGGTGGAGCTGTTACCACTGGAATAGGAAGAAGAGCACTTCGTACCCAAATCTCCAGTAACGACTTGGCATTTGGAAGCTACGCACCCTCTTTTGCACATTCAGCTTCACGAGGCTCCTCTGGGTTCCCTCCACCTCCGCCCAAAGAGGACAGGGACTCTGCATTAGAAGCAATAGGTGTTTTTAGTCTCAGAGGgttggagacagagaaggaaaaggaaacagaaaagggAATGGAAACGGACAGGAAGTCTAGCCtcatgcagcagctgtttggtgCCCTGGCCATGCCTGCAGGTGACAGCTTGAACACCTCCAGTAAAATGGAGGTCCTCAGTAGTCCTCCAACTACAAATGGAGTACGTTCAAGAAGGGAGGGACTGCTCAGCTTTAACTCAGGGTCCTCTACCCCTCCAGCATCCTC